Proteins from a genomic interval of Pantoea deleyi:
- a CDS encoding TIM barrel protein: MAIDPTRFCINRKIAPRLSLEAFFQLVQRLGLSKVELRNDMPGGSVTDDLSTSQLRALADRYQIDIVTINALYPFNRIDDDLLNRAEALLRTAQEIGAKALVMCPLNEGVALSSQQTQAAMAQLAPRFAHYGIVGLVEPLGFTVSSLRSGVVTQQLIAAAGVPFKLLLDTFHHHLYEEAEQAFATEIDAEQIGLVHLSGVEDRRPTAELTDEERIMLSDRDVLNSVAQVRRLETLGYKGIYAFEPFSSQLNGWTPAETERQIRHSIELLQA, translated from the coding sequence ATGGCTATCGATCCCACCCGTTTCTGCATCAATCGCAAAATTGCGCCCCGGCTTTCGCTGGAGGCATTTTTTCAGCTGGTTCAGCGGCTGGGACTGAGCAAAGTTGAGCTGCGCAATGACATGCCGGGCGGCAGCGTCACCGACGATCTCAGCACCAGCCAGCTGCGGGCGCTGGCCGACAGATACCAGATCGATATCGTGACCATCAATGCGCTCTATCCGTTTAACCGTATTGATGACGATCTGCTGAACCGCGCGGAGGCGCTGCTCCGTACAGCACAGGAGATCGGGGCGAAGGCGCTGGTGATGTGTCCGCTGAATGAGGGTGTTGCTCTCTCCTCTCAGCAGACCCAGGCGGCGATGGCGCAACTGGCGCCGCGCTTTGCGCATTACGGCATTGTGGGGCTGGTGGAGCCGCTGGGTTTTACCGTCAGCTCGCTGCGCTCAGGTGTGGTAACGCAGCAGTTAATCGCGGCGGCGGGCGTGCCCTTTAAGCTGCTGCTGGATACCTTCCATCATCATCTCTATGAGGAGGCAGAACAGGCGTTCGCCACAGAGATTGATGCAGAACAGATCGGGCTGGTGCATCTGTCTGGCGTGGAAGATCGTCGTCCGACCGCCGAACTCACTGATGAGGAGCGGATCATGCTGAGTGACAGGGATGTGCTGAATAGCGTGGCGCAGGTCAGACGCCTGGAGACGCTGGGCTATAAAGGGATCTACGCCTTTGAGCCTTTCTCCAGCCAGCTTAACGGCTGGACGCCGGCGGAGACTGAGCGCCAGATCCGCCACAGCATTGAACTGCTGCAGGCCTGA
- a CDS encoding MFS transporter gives MPEQPAAEPNTPAGNLSISLLILSIVAYNFASYLTIGLPLAVLPGWVHEQLGFSAFWAGLVISLQYVATLLSRPHAGRYADLWGPKKVVVTGLVGCLISGLCILLAALIASPLASLTLLCLGRLILGVGQSFTGTGTSLWGVARVGSLHIGRVISWNGIVTYGAMAIGAPLGVMIFRAGGLLWLSLVIVAICVVAIACAVPRPAVKASRARPLPFRAVLGKVAGFGAILAMGSAGFGVIATFITLFYQEKGWEGAAFALSLFSGAFVGARLLFPNAINRHGGLRVASLCLAVEAAGLFLVAAAGEPWMAKAGAFLTGAGFSLVFPALGVVAVKVMPPQNQGSALATYTAFMDLSLGITGPLAGFIMTYAGVSRVYLLTALLVCVAFFCTLRLQRRQAQLPAADEASD, from the coding sequence ATGCCTGAACAGCCTGCAGCGGAACCGAATACGCCAGCCGGAAACCTGAGCATCTCTCTGCTGATCCTCTCTATCGTGGCCTACAACTTCGCCAGCTATCTCACCATCGGTCTGCCGCTGGCGGTGCTGCCGGGATGGGTCCATGAGCAGCTGGGGTTCAGCGCGTTCTGGGCCGGGCTGGTGATCAGCCTGCAGTATGTGGCGACCCTGCTGAGCCGCCCGCATGCCGGACGCTATGCCGATCTCTGGGGCCCCAAAAAAGTGGTGGTAACGGGCCTGGTGGGCTGCCTGATCAGCGGCCTCTGTATTCTGCTGGCGGCGCTGATCGCCTCGCCGCTGGCAAGCCTGACGCTGCTCTGTCTGGGCAGGCTGATTCTGGGCGTGGGCCAGAGTTTTACCGGCACCGGCACCTCGCTGTGGGGCGTAGCGCGGGTCGGTTCGCTGCACATCGGCCGCGTTATCTCCTGGAACGGCATCGTCACCTACGGCGCGATGGCGATAGGCGCGCCGCTGGGCGTGATGATATTCCGGGCAGGCGGGCTGCTGTGGCTCTCGCTGGTGATTGTGGCTATCTGCGTTGTGGCCATCGCCTGCGCGGTACCGCGTCCGGCGGTGAAAGCGAGCCGGGCCAGACCGCTGCCGTTCCGGGCGGTGCTGGGAAAGGTTGCCGGTTTTGGTGCCATCCTGGCGATGGGGTCGGCCGGATTTGGCGTCATCGCCACCTTTATTACTCTGTTCTATCAGGAGAAGGGCTGGGAAGGGGCGGCCTTTGCCCTCTCTCTGTTCAGCGGCGCCTTCGTCGGCGCGCGCCTGCTGTTCCCGAACGCCATTAACCGTCACGGTGGCCTGCGGGTCGCCAGCCTCTGCCTGGCGGTTGAAGCGGCCGGGCTGTTTCTGGTTGCCGCGGCGGGTGAGCCCTGGATGGCCAAAGCGGGCGCCTTTCTGACCGGGGCCGGATTCTCGCTGGTGTTCCCGGCGCTGGGCGTGGTGGCGGTAAAAGTGATGCCGCCGCAGAATCAGGGCAGTGCACTGGCAACCTACACCGCCTTTATGGATCTCTCGCTGGGCATTACCGGCCCGCTGGCCGGGTTTATCATGACCTACGCCGGCGTTTCCCGCGTCTATCTGCTGACGGCTTTGCTGGTCTGCGTCGCGTTTTTCTGCACACTGCGTCTTCAGCGGCGTCAGGCGCAGTTACCGGCGGCAGATGAGGCGTCGGACTAG
- a CDS encoding AI-2E family transporter encodes MSELQREKIGQNILIKLAMLVIILAGIRAASDILVPLLLAAFFAIVLNPLVTMLMRRGFRRGLAIGLVITVIFFVIVLLGAVIASSMSEFSDLYPQLRATMEQKMTVLQHLAAGFHLNISTNALVQHFDPNTMMNLARAALSGFSGAMTNTVLLVLTVVFMLFEVHHLPYKMRNALVNPKIRIAGLHKALKGVTHYLALKTLVSLITGLSVWLTLYLLDVKFALLWAVVAFILNFIPNIGPIIAGIPPFLQALLLNSLFDAAMVAALFTAIHMVFGNMLEPRLMGRGLGLSTLVVFLSLVFWGWLLGPVGMLLSVPLTSITKILMETTPGGSRLAIMLGTGRPKRARGLTK; translated from the coding sequence ATGAGCGAGCTGCAACGGGAAAAGATCGGGCAAAATATTCTGATTAAACTGGCGATGCTGGTCATCATCCTCGCCGGTATCCGGGCTGCGTCCGATATTCTGGTCCCGCTTCTGCTGGCGGCTTTCTTTGCCATCGTCCTCAATCCGCTGGTCACAATGCTGATGCGACGCGGCTTTCGGCGCGGACTGGCAATCGGGCTGGTGATCACGGTGATCTTCTTCGTCATCGTCCTGCTGGGCGCGGTTATCGCCAGCTCGATGAGCGAGTTTTCCGATCTCTATCCGCAGCTGCGCGCCACCATGGAGCAGAAAATGACGGTGCTGCAGCATCTGGCGGCGGGCTTTCATCTCAATATTTCCACCAATGCGCTGGTGCAGCATTTCGACCCGAATACCATGATGAACCTGGCCAGAGCGGCGCTGAGCGGCTTTTCCGGCGCGATGACCAATACCGTGCTGCTGGTGCTGACCGTGGTCTTTATGCTGTTTGAAGTTCACCACCTGCCTTACAAGATGCGCAACGCGCTGGTGAACCCGAAAATCCGCATCGCCGGGCTGCATAAGGCGCTGAAAGGGGTTACCCACTATCTGGCACTGAAAACTCTGGTAAGCCTGATTACCGGGCTTTCGGTCTGGCTGACGCTCTATCTGCTGGATGTGAAGTTTGCGCTGCTGTGGGCGGTCGTGGCGTTTATCCTCAACTTCATTCCCAACATTGGCCCGATTATCGCCGGGATTCCGCCTTTCCTGCAGGCCCTGCTGCTGAACAGCCTGTTTGATGCGGCGATGGTGGCGGCGCTGTTTACCGCGATCCATATGGTGTTCGGTAACATGCTGGAACCGCGTCTGATGGGACGCGGCCTTGGCCTGTCGACGCTGGTGGTGTTCCTGTCGCTGGTGTTCTGGGGCTGGCTGCTGGGCCCGGTCGGCATGCTGCTCTCGGTGCCGCTCACCAGCATCACTAAAATCCTGATGGAAACCACACCGGGCGGCAGCCGTCTGGCGATCATGCTGGGCACTGGCAGACCGAAGCGGGCGCGGGGATTAACCAAGTAG